The following nucleotide sequence is from Prosthecodimorpha staleyi.
TTCATAGTCGAGGTCGGTGCCGTCGCGCAGGCCGCGGATCAGGATCGAGGCGCCCCGCTCCGCCGCAACCTTCACGACCAGCCCCTGGAAGGCCATCACGTCGACCCGCTCCTGCGGGTGGCCGAGCGCGGCGACCGCCTCGCGGATCATCGCCTCGCGCTCCTCGAAGCTGAACAGCGGCTTCTTGGTGGCGCTGATGCCGATGGCGACGATCACCCGATCGGCGATGTCGAGCGCCTGGGCGAGAACGTCCACATGGCCGTTGGTGACGGGATCGAAGGAGCCGGGATAGAGCGCTGTGCGGGTCATGGCGCCTCCTTAGCGCAACTCGCGCCCGGACGGAATCGCCGGGACGGACGAGCCGGTCGATTCCCTCGAAAGGCGGCAATCGCAGCGCATCGAACGGCCCCAACCCGCGCGATTCCGCGGGCGTCCATGTCGTTCCGGCCGGAATGTTTCGTCGCAGCCAGAATTGTTTCGTCCCCCTCCCATTCTGTTGCCGGTTCGAAACCCGATTGCCGAACGGACGCAAAGACCCCGACACGGAGCGCCGCTAGTCTCACCGGTGTCAGAGATGAAGACGACCTGAACGACCGGCTCCGAGACCATTCACGATCCGCGTGGAAAGGTCGGGGCCCAGACGAGAGAGACGGAGAGGAACGATGAGCCTCCAGAAGATGATCGCCACGATTGCCGCCGCGGCTGGCCTGACCGGATCGATCCTGTTCGGAGCCGCCCATGCCGAGCGCATCGAGACCGCCGGCAAGGCCGACCGGATCGCGATCGCAGCCACCAATGCCCGCATCGCCGCGGCCTTCGACCTGATCTCGGCCTGCACCGGCGCCGGCCACGAGGCCGCCCCGGACTGCGCCTCTGACGCCGACAACGGCATTCTGCCGGTCCGGACCATCACCATCGAGAAGCGCGACGAAGCCGCCCGGACTTCGGTCCTCGTCCGCATGCCCGCCCCCGAGGCGAGCCGCTGAGTTTTCGCCGATCGGCCGACCTGACCCGTCGGACCGCCGGCACCCGAGCTTGGAGACCGGGGCGGCAACCCACCCGCACCCCCTGACCATCGCCGCTTCGGTCTCCAACACCCCTCGCCCGCGTCCCCGGGCACCTGCTGTTCCCCCTTCGTGGCTAGCCATCCAGCCACCACCTGGGCCGCGCTCCGAACAGGAGCGCGGCCTTTTTCTTTCTCAGGCCGGATCAGGGGACGGGCGTCAGGCGCGGCGGACCGCTTTCAGGTGGGCGACGGCGATCCCGAGCACCAGGACGGCCAGACCCTGGTGGACGAGCGCGAGACCGAGCGGGACGACCATCAGAAGCGTCAGGATGCCGACGACCGCCTGCGCGGCCACGGCAAGGCCGAGCAGCAGGCCGCTCGCCCGGGCCGCGCCGCCGGCGCGAACCGCGAGACCCGCCTGCACGAGGGCGAGCGCGAACAGGGTATAGGCGCCCATCCGGTGGACGAACTGAACGAGGCCGTGATTCTCGAACAGATTGCGCCAAGCCGGTTCGAGCGCCAGCGGCGCGTCCGGCAGGAAGCTGCCGTTCATCGACGGCCAGGTGTTGTAGACGAGGCCGGCATCGTTGCCGGCGACCAGTCCACCCAGGAAAATCTGAACGAAGACCGCGACCGTCACGACCGTGGCGCCGACCGCGAGCCCGCGCCGGCGCCCCCGCGCTCCGGCGGTCACGGGTCCGGCCGCGCCCCGCTCGTCCAGCGACAGGGCGGTCCAGACCAAGGCGGCGAAGATGAAGCAGGCGAACGTCAGGTGGGTCGCCAGCCGGTAGGGCGCGACATCGACGCGGTCGACCAGGCCGGAGGCGACCATCCACCAGCCGACCGCCCCCTGCAGGCCGCCGAGGGCGAACAGCGTCACGAAGCGCGGCACCTGGCGGCGCGCGATCCGCCCGGTCGCGGCGAAGACCAGGAACGGCACCAGGAACGCGACGCCGATGAAGCGGCCGAGGAAGCGGTGCGCCCATTCCCACCAGAAGATGACCTTGAACGCCTCCAGGCTCATGCCCTGATTGACGAGGCGGTATTGCGGGATCTGCCGGTACTTTTCGAAGGCGTCGTGCCAGGCCGCATCGGTCAGCGGCGGCAAGGCGCCGAGCAGGGGCTGCCATTCGGTGATCGAAAGGCCGGAATCGGTCAGCCGCGTCGCCCCGCCGACGATCACCATCGCAAAGACCAGGAAGGCGACGAAGCCAAGCCAGATCCGGACCGGCCCGGTTCCTGTCGATGCGGGGACGGCCGACGGCGTGACGGACAAAGTGGCGGACATGGACAATTCCTCAGGCGCGGTCGCCGGGGCTTTCCTCCGGGCGCGACGACCCGATATAGGATTTCGGTCCCATCTTCCACAGCCGCCGCGGCAAAGGCGCCCGCCCGCCAAGGCCCGGCCGCCGCGTCACGGAGCCCTGCCCGCCATGCCGCCACGCCTCAAGCGCCTCCTCGGGGTGCTCCTGCTGCTCGCCTTCGTCTTCCTCTATATCTGGGTCATGACCGATGTCGGCGCGGTCGTCATCAGCCGGGTCGAAAATCCCTGGCGGATGCTCTACTTCGTTCTGGCCGGCATCGCCTGGATCGTTCCCGCGGGCGCCATCATCTGGTGGATGTATCGGCCCCGCCGCACCGGTTCCTGAGCGTCGTCCGTCCGCCCTGCCCGCCGAGCCGGCGGTCAGGCCACGTCCAGCCGCCGGAACCGGTTCCAGAGCATGAAGGGTGCGCCGGACAGCAGCACGTCGAGATAGCGCAGATCCTGAAAATTGCCGTTGAGCGAGACCCGCGGCAGAGCCGTCCGGTGGCCGGCATGTTCGGCATGAAGCATGCCCGGCCGCGTGGTCACTGCCAAGTCGAAGCCGGCCTCGCGCGCCAGGTCGAATTCGCGCTGACCGGCGGCGCGATGCGATCCGTAGGGGTAGGCGAAGATGCGCGGGCGCCTGCCGATCATGCCGGCGATGTCGTCCGCCGACCCCGCCATCTCCTGGAGCGCCGCCGACCGGTCGAGGCGCCGGATGTTGGGGTGCGTGCGCGTGTGGGCGCCGATGGTGACCAGAGGGTCGGCGGCCAGTTCGGCCAATTCGGTCCGCGTCATGATCTCGTGCCGGGTCGGACGCAAGGGATCCAGTCCGACCTCCCCGGCCAGACGCTCGACGCGCTCGAACACGATGCCGGGATCGGCCGTCCGGGCCCAGCACAGGATCCGATTGGCGACGCTGTCCTTGGCGGCGCGGCTGGCCGTCTCGAAGACTTCAGGTCCCGCGCCCAGGTCGAAGGTCAGCACCGGGACCATGCCGACGACCTCCTCGACCACCTTCCACCACAGCATGGTGGTGCGATCGACGAAGCCGGACGTGACGAAGACCGTGAACGGAATGCCGTGCCGGCGGAAGATCGGCCGTGCGATCTCGCGATTGTCGCGATAGCCGTCGTCGAA
It contains:
- the coaD gene encoding pantetheine-phosphate adenylyltransferase, yielding MTRTALYPGSFDPVTNGHVDVLAQALDIADRVIVAIGISATKKPLFSFEEREAMIREAVAALGHPQERVDVMAFQGLVVKVAAERGASILIRGLRDGTDLDYEMQMAGMNGIMAPAVRTIFLPASPHVRHITATLVRQIAQMGGDPAPFVPAGVAARLAARAAGG
- a CDS encoding COX15/CtaA family protein — translated: MSATLSVTPSAVPASTGTGPVRIWLGFVAFLVFAMVIVGGATRLTDSGLSITEWQPLLGALPPLTDAAWHDAFEKYRQIPQYRLVNQGMSLEAFKVIFWWEWAHRFLGRFIGVAFLVPFLVFAATGRIARRQVPRFVTLFALGGLQGAVGWWMVASGLVDRVDVAPYRLATHLTFACFIFAALVWTALSLDERGAAGPVTAGARGRRRGLAVGATVVTVAVFVQIFLGGLVAGNDAGLVYNTWPSMNGSFLPDAPLALEPAWRNLFENHGLVQFVHRMGAYTLFALALVQAGLAVRAGGAARASGLLLGLAVAAQAVVGILTLLMVVPLGLALVHQGLAVLVLGIAVAHLKAVRRA
- a CDS encoding DUF2842 domain-containing protein, with amino-acid sequence MPPRLKRLLGVLLLLAFVFLYIWVMTDVGAVVISRVENPWRMLYFVLAGIAWIVPAGAIIWWMYRPRRTGS
- a CDS encoding polysaccharide deacetylase family protein, whose amino-acid sequence is MKKLKTLVQRGGMEALALTGAFRVHPFACPGKGLILTLHHVRPFVPGPCAPNRELEVTPEFLEGVLTAIRARGIDFVDLAEAARRLDDPAARRFAVVTFDDGYRDNREIARPIFRRHGIPFTVFVTSGFVDRTTMLWWKVVEEVVGMVPVLTFDLGAGPEVFETASRAAKDSVANRILCWARTADPGIVFERVERLAGEVGLDPLRPTRHEIMTRTELAELAADPLVTIGAHTRTHPNIRRLDRSAALQEMAGSADDIAGMIGRRPRIFAYPYGSHRAAGQREFDLAREAGFDLAVTTRPGMLHAEHAGHRTALPRVSLNGNFQDLRYLDVLLSGAPFMLWNRFRRLDVA